The genomic segment TTCCGGCTGTGGAGGCGCGCGCGGCCCCGCCCCTGTAGGTGCGGGTGGGAAACCCCGCGGTGGTGTGTGCTGAAGCCGCGCGtgaacgcagccgccattttggtgTCTGATGAACAGAGCCGCGGCGCTGCGGAGTCTtcagactctctctctcgctttccgtTTCTAACATTTCACTCCGTTTCTCCCCCTTTCCCTCTCACTTCCGCTCCTCTCACCTTACCGGACAGCAACACAGGGTAAGTGCGCGCCCGCCCGCGGCACCACTGCGGCTTTGTTCGGTTCCGCTGTGTGGAGACAAAGTGAGCCGCAGCCGGCTTCTGCAAAATGGACACCGGGGCTAGCATTAGCACTGATTAGCTTCCAGCACagcccggagcgcgctccgtatggACCCGGTAATGTTCCGTGATGAGGTCCAGGGTTCTCCTGGGCAGTGTTTAATAAACATGGCGCTGCGCTTTAGTCCCTCATCAGCCGCGCTGAGGGAAGCTAACTCGGCTAACACAGCTCGGCTAGttctgctagctagctagcggtcGGAGCGCGCTTCAGTCAGAGCGCCATATACACCGCACGCACTTTCCTCACAGGCTCctctcacagacagacagacagctgatTAGCCTGAGAGGTTTACCGCGGTTTATAATAACGCAGTGTGCAGACGGGTTTGCGCTCCAGTCCCCTCAGCCCGGTTTGGGACACAGCCCTTTCTCAGGCTCAGGGCGCGCGCACACGCACTACACCCTATAGTGCGCACTTTAACGCGTGTAGATTTGGAACACAGCCCGTCTGGGGTGGTGGGTGAGGGGTCACTCTGTCTGATCACTCGCTGCTTAATTAGGGCACTTGTGGATGGTTTAGTGACCTTTAACCTCTGTTTGGGACACAGTTCATGTGATGCTGATCTGATCCTCTACACACTGTTTCTTCTTGTGCACAGGTTTGTGACATCAGCCATGGCATCGGATCACGTGAACGGGAACGGCACAGAGGAGCCCATGGACACGTCCTCCACGTCTGCGCGCTCGGAGAACTTCCAGGCTTTACTACAGGCCGGCTTGCCGCAGAAAGTCGCAGAGAAACTCGATGAAATCTACATCGCAGGTGAGGACACGGTCATAACGCACGCTTACCTTTTCAGCGTGGGTTAATTATAATAACGAGTGGTTTCCTGTGGAGTAATGGAGTGTGACTCTTAACCCCATACACGATTATTACACATCTATAACATGCTCATGTAGGCGATGTGTCAGTAGTAAGGGTTCTGGGTAAGTTGCAGACATGCTGCAGGTCACATCATCACAAGATCCATCCTCTGAGTACGTtactgaatacacacacacacacacctgtccggAGATCTGCATCACAGTgaggaattgtgtgtgtgtgccccttGGTCAGAGTGATGATAGCTGTGTGAACTCTCTCTCTGAGTGACTGCGGTTACACTGCTGTGTGCTGTTTAACATCTGACTGGACCGAGGGGTTAGCCTCTGAGATTATCGCCTGCTCTTTGCTTTCTTCTCTGTctcacatacatgtgtgtgtgtgtgtgtaggcctgGTAGCACACAGTGACCTGGATGAGCGAGCTATCGAAGCTCTGAAAGAATTTAATGAAGACGGAGCGCTCCAGGTTCTACAGCAGTTTAAAGAGAGTGACCTGTCTCACGTCCAggtaagtgtgtgtgagagagagaaaccccTGACCTAACACACACTCGAGACTCTGTCTGGGTTGATTGAGATGCTGTATGTGCTTTGTGTTTCAGAATAAAAGTGCCTTCCTGTGTGGCGTGATGAAGACGTACaggcagagagagaaacaggggaCCAAAGTTACCGAGTCCAACAAAGGACCGGACGAAACCAAAATCAAAGTACGGACCTGTCCCTGCTGCGTACACAGAGAATCATGTGTTAAACACTGCAGgactttattacacacacacactcgttgtGATGTCTCATCCTGCGCTCACCACCTGCTATAACCTGCTTTACATCACAGTTCTGCGTTCTCATTGGTCAATagtgttgatttaattttctataaagtAGTGCAGGTGTATATTAACATgctcgttatcgtttctatagtaacagctcattcacagggcctCGTATGGCAGACACTCCACTGACCAACACATCACTGATTCAGGCTTTACGTTTACAAATtcatttattcccccccccccccccccccccatttgctggatatgagcagtcgtgcgctctgattggctactctactactaggatatcagctcatataccgtgagtagagaaaaacaaaatggcaagtcagatatatcaaacattttaaaaaataccgaaatggctaaaagaatatagcgtCTCCTTCTCCATGGTATCTCCTGATccccactccagcccagtcggtggtgataACGCACCTTTAGGTTGGTTTACCGACCACCAAAATACCCTGAAGAAGAAGGAaacggtggagcgtgttgctgaatcaaccgagggcaaaataaaagctctacttgaaaacaaaatacaaaaaaggcaataaaatatggaatgaaagtatttcactgTTAGAATATTTCTCAAGAATTATTTcattttttcataaattgctcctgtcatttcgccggtttgtttacattcttaaaCTGAAGTGATTTTTTTCGGATGTTTGGTATAtgtgtgtttctcaaaatccagtgaatgtggatagaataaagccgttattccactcaagctcgTCGTACTTgggttatagacaactcggtgctacgcgcctcgtcgcctgtcagctcatgtacagctAGATTTCAGGGAGTAACTGTTAATTATCTGTCTGATTTGTATCCAGAAtcgatatatttctgtaaagctgctgtgtGACAGTGGACGCTGTTAAAAATCGAAATAAAGCTCATCAGTGTGGAGTTTTCTTAGCTGAATGAGATGCTGATGTGATGTTTATAGCTGATCACTGCAGCTAACTTACCGTAAGTGGATGAAAAGTGACTGGAGTTATGGAGGAATTCTGTGGTTCTGTTCAGGCTCTGCTCGAGAGAACCGGCTACACGCTCGACGTCACAACAGGACAGAGGAAGTACGGAGGACCGCCACCGGAGTGTGTGTTCACAGGTCCTCAGCCCTCCATCGGTacagaggtaacacacacacacacacagtgttcttTGGGTTAATGTAGGAAGTGACGGGAGCTGCACTGCTTTTATATTAGCGTAAACAGTGAGGTGTACACGAAGGCTTTCCACGTGATGACGTGTGTTCTGTCCTGGAGTAACGTGAGTTACAGTGACAGCTCAACCGCTAAGATCTGATCGGATGGCCTCTGTTtgaacccgtgtgtgtgtgttctgtcggCTGAGGTGATTAAGGTTATGGATGAGTACAGTACCTTCAGCTTGGTTCTAACATCATGTTTAAATTCCATACACCTTTAGTTTTACATGTGGTACGGGGTTCGGGGTGTAGTTTGTggcctctgtgggatattcatcaGGAAAGTAgctgaactctgtgtgtgtgtagatctttGTGGGGAAGATCCCGAGGGACCTGTTTGAGGATGAGCTGGTGCCTCTGTTTGAGAAGGCGGGGCAGATTTGGGACCTGCGGCTGATGATGGATCCTCTGAGTGGTCTGAACCGAGGATACGCCTTCATCACGTTCTGCACTAAAGAGGCTGCACAGGAGGCTGTTAAGCTGGTGAGTCACCTTAGACACGTGCAGTAATCAGCTCTTTGGGCTATTACCGTCCtcacgttgattattttcctaaagttttattcctcttatactgtaCCACTTTAGTTTTTGTCATCTGtatgaaggttttttttaatattatttacacTTAAGCTCATGATCTTAATGTGTGTGTGATCAGTATAACAATCGTGAGATCCGCCCAGGGAAACACATTGGGGTGTGTATATCTGTGGCCAACAACCGCCTGTTTGTGGGTTCCATCCCCA from the Neoarius graeffei isolate fNeoGra1 chromosome 2, fNeoGra1.pri, whole genome shotgun sequence genome contains:
- the syncrip gene encoding heterogeneous nuclear ribonucleoprotein Q isoform X3, translated to MYACFSNDDDDDVIPVLLLFGGGFRLWRRARPRPCRCGWETPRWCVLKPRVNAAAILVSDEQSRGAAESSDSLSRFPFLTFHSVSPPFPLTSAPLTLPDSNTGFVTSAMASDHVNGNGTEEPMDTSSTSARSENFQALLQAGLPQKVAEKLDEIYIAGLVAHSDLDERAIEALKEFNEDGALQVLQQFKESDLSHVQNKSAFLCGVMKTYRQREKQGTKVTESNKGPDETKIKALLERTGYTLDVTTGQRKYGGPPPECVFTGPQPSIGTEIFVGKIPRDLFEDELVPLFEKAGQIWDLRLMMDPLSGLNRGYAFITFCTKEAAQEAVKLYNNREIRPGKHIGVCISVANNRLFVGSIPKSKTKEQILEEFAKVTEGLNDVILYTQPDDKKKNRGFCFLEYEDHKSAAQARRRLMSGKVKVWGTLVTVEWADPIEDPDPEIMAKVKVLFVRNLANSVTEDILEKTFSQFGRLQRVKKLKDYAFVHFDDRESAVKALEGMNGKELEGETVEIVFAKPPDQKRKERKAQRQAAKTPMYDEYYYYGPPHVPPPPPRGRGRGGVRGGYSYPPDYYGYEDYYDYYGYDYHGYRGGYEEPYYGYDEFQGRSQRGPRGGPRGGRGSGPPRGRAGFPQRGGAGAAGGGGARRRGGGVRGQGKASRAALTNPSE